One window of the Eschrichtius robustus isolate mEscRob2 chromosome 13, mEscRob2.pri, whole genome shotgun sequence genome contains the following:
- the CARD10 gene encoding caspase recruitment domain-containing protein 10 isoform X1 codes for MPGGAEAGEAEEEAGAGSGSEAEEDALWERIEGVRHRLTRALNPAKLTPYLRQCRVIDEQDEEEVLSTYRFPCRVNRTGRLMDILRCRGKRGYEAFLEALEFYYPEHFTLLTGQEPAQRCSMILDEEGPEGLTQFLMTEVRRLREARKSQLQREQQLQARGRVLEEERAGLEQRLREQQQAQERCQRLREDWEAGSLELLRLKDENYMIAMRLAQLSEEKNSAVLRSRDLQLAVDQLKLKVSRLEEECTLLRRARGPLPGAEEKEKEPDSADLVSELRAENQRLVASLQELQEGLQQEASRPGAPGSERILLDILEHDWREAQDSRQELCQKLHAVQGELQWAEELRDKYLQEMEDLRLKHRTLQKDCDLYKHRMATVLAQLEEIEKERDQAIQSRDRIQLQYSQSLIEKDQYRKQVRGLEAERDELLTALTSLEGAKALLEVQLQRVQGGPYLKACASSHSLCSNLSSTWSLSEFPSPLGGPETAGEAAVTGGSEPHTSEEATDSEKEINRLSILPFPPSAGSILRRQREEDPAPPKRSFSSMSDITGSVTLKPWSPGLSSSSSSDSVWPLGKPEGLLARGCGLDLLNRSLAIRVSGWNPPGGPEPQDKGLDGLSFLGDSWSGAVVRRVLSGPGSARVEPREPRAEAAGLERTGLEGEAQQRTLPWNQTSTLPLMDFKACQSFHEALDAWVKRPGAEPFYIRANLTLPERTDPHALCVKAQEILRLVDPAYKRRQEWFCTRVDPLTLRDLDRGTVPNYQRAQQLLEVQEKCLPSSRHRGPRSNLKKRALDQLRLVKPKHVGSPAGDSPEQLLLEPCSEPERSLKPYSLVRPLLVSALRPVVLLPECLAPRLIRNLLDLPSSRLDFQVCPAESLSGEEQCTSSAPGAPKAQPATPGLGSRIRAIQESVGKKKHCLLELGARGVRELVQNEIYPIVIHVEVTEKNVREVRGLLGRPGWRDSELLRQCRGSEQVLWGLPCSWVQVAAHEWGHSEELAKVVRGRILQQQARLVWAERGSGRGGSSSSSSEA; via the exons ATGCCGGGCGGGGCCGAGGCAGGGGAGGccgaggaggaggctggggccGGCTCCGGGTCCGAGGCGGAGGAGGACGCGCTGTGGGAGCGGATCGAGGGCGTCCGGCACCGGCTGACGCGCGCCCTCAACCCGGCCAAGCTCACACCGTATCTGCGCCAATGCCGGGTCATCGACGAGCAGGACGAGGAGGAGGTGCTGAGCACCTACCGCTTCCCGTGCCGCGTCAACCGCACCG GGCGCCTGATGGACATCTTGCGCTGCCGGGGGAAGAGGGGCTACGAGGCCTTCCTGGAAGCCCTGGAGTTCTACTACCCCGAGCACTTCACGCTGCTCACGGGCCAAGAACCTGCCCAGCGCTGCTCCATGATCCTCG ATGAGGAGGGGCCCGAGGGCCTGACCCAGTTCCTGATGACAGAGGTGCGGCGGCTGAGGGAGGCTCGCAAGAGCCAGCTGCAGCGAGAGCAGCAGCTGCAGGCCCGGGGCCGGGTGCTGGAGGAAGAGCGGGCAGGGCTGGAGCAGCGGCTGAGGGAGCAACAGCAGGCTCAGGAGCGCTGCCAGCGGCTGCGGGAGGACTGGGAGGCGGGGAGCCTGGAGCTGCTGCGGCTTAAGGACGAGAACTACATGATTGCCATGCGCCTGGCACAGCTCAGTGAGGAGAAGAACTCGGCCGTGCTGCGCAGCCGGGACCTGCAGCTGGCG GTGGACCAGCTGAAGCTCAAGGTGAGCCGGCTGGAAGAAGAGTGCACACTGCTGCGAAGGGCCAGGGGGCCACTCCCCGGGGccgaggagaaggagaaagagcctGACAGCGCGGACCTGGTTTCTGAGCTGCGCGCCGAGAACCAGCGGCTGGTAGCATCGCTGCAGGAGCTGCAGGAGGGCCTGCAGCAG GAGGCAAGCCGGCCAGGGGCCCCAGGCTCAGAGCGCATCCTCCTGGACATCCTGGAGCATGACTGGCGGGAGGCGCAGGACAGCAGGCAGGAGCTGTGCCAGAAGCTGCATGCCGTGCAGGGGGAGCTGCAGTGGGCCGAGGAGCTGCGGGACAAG TACCTGCAGGAGATGGAGGACCTGCGGCTGAAGCACCGGACGCTGCAGAAGGACTGTGACCTGTATAAGCACCGCATGGCCACCGTCCTGGCCCAGCTGGAGGAGATCGAGAAGGAGCGGGACCAG GCCATCCAGAGCCGAGACCGGATCCAGCTGCAGTACTCACAGAGCCTCATCGAGAAGGACCAGTACCGGAAGCAGGTCCGGGGCCTGGAGGCCGAGCGGGACGAGCTGCTGACCGCGCTCACCAGCCTGGAGGGTGCCAAGGCCCTGCTGGAGGTGCAGCTGCAGCGGGTCCAGGGTGGCCCCTACCTCAAG gcCTGCGCCTCTTCCCATTCCCTGTGCTCCAACCTCAGCAGCACCTGGAGCCTGAGCGAGTTCCCCTCCCCGCTGGGAGGCCCTGAAACAGCTGGGGAGGCGGCTGTCACGGGGGGATCTGAGCCCCACACCTCG GAGGAGGCCACGGACAGCGAGAAGGAAATCAACCGGCTCTCCATCCTGCCCTTCCCCCCCAGCGCCGGCTCCATCCTCCGCCGGCAGCGGGAGGAGGACCCCGCACCCCCTAAGAG GTCCTTTAGCAGCATGTCGGACATCACAG GGAGTGTGACGCTTAAGCCCTGGTCCCCTGGCCTCTCCTCGTCCTCATCCTCCGACAGCGTGTGGCCTTTGGGAAAGCCGGAGGGCCTTCTGGCCAGAGGCTGTGGCCTGGATCTCCTCAACAG gTCTCTGGCCATCCGAGTGTCTGGCTGGAACCCTCCGGGGGGGCCTGAGCCCCAGGACAAGGGCCTAGATGGCCTGTCATTCCTCGGGGACAGCTGGTCGGGGGCTGTCGTTCGGAGGGTACTCTCTGGGCCAGGATCGGCCAGGGTGGAACCAAGAGAG CCAAGGGCAGAGGCTGCTGGCTTGGAGCGGACAGGCCTGGAAGGCGAGGCCCAGCAGAGAACCTTGCCCTGGAACCAGACATCCACACTCCCTCTGATGGACTTCAAGG CCTGCCAGTCCTTCCATGAGGCCCTAGACGCCTGGGTGAAGAGGCCGGGGGCCGAGCCCTTCTACATTCGAGCCAACCTCACCCTGCCCGAGCGGACCGACCCCCATGCCCTGTGCGTGAAAGCCCAGGAGATCCTGCGGCTGGTGGACCCAGCGTACAAGCGGCGGCAGGAGTGGTTCTGCACGCGGGTTGACCCCCTCACGCTGCGGGACCTGGACCGGGGCACTGTGCCCAATTATCAGAG AGCCCAGCAGCTCCTGGAAGTTCAGGAGAAATGCCTGCCCTCCAGCCGACACCGGGGGCCCCGCAGTAAT CTGAAGAAGCGCGCCCTGGACCAGCTGCGGCTGGTGAAGCCCAAGCATGTGGGGAGTCCTGCTGGGGACTCCCCGGAGCAGCTGCTGCTGGAGCCCTGCTCAG AGCCAGAGCGGAGCCTCAAACCCTATAGCCTGGTACGGCCCCTGCTGGTGTCTGCCCTGCGGCCCGTGGTGCTTTTGCCTGAATGCCTGGCGCCCCGGCTCATCCGCAACCTCCTAGACCTGCCCAGTTCCCGGCTGGACTTCCAAGTGTGCCCAGCAG AAAGCCTCTCTGGGGAGGAACAGTGCACATCGTCAGCGCCCGGAGCCCCCAAGGCCCAACCTGCCACCCCTGGGCTGGGCAGCAGGATCCGTGCCATCCAGGAGTCTGTCGGGAAG AAGAAGCACTGCCTGTTGGAGCTGGGTGCTCGGGGCGTGCGGGAGCTGGTCCAGAACGAGATCTACCCCATCGTCATCCACGTGGAGGTGACTGAGAAGAATGTCCGGGAAGTCAG GGGTCTGCTGGGCCGGCCGGGCTGGCGGGACTCAGAGCTGCTGCGGCAGTGCCGAGGCTCGGAGCAGGTGCTCTGGGGGCTGCCCTGCTCCTGGGTGCAGGTGGCGGCCCACGAGTGGGGCCACTCAGAGGAGCTGGCCAAGGTGGTGCGTGGCCGCATCCTGCAGCAGCAGGCCCGCCTCGTGTGGGCGGAGCGTGGTAGCGgcagaggcggcagcagcagcagcagcagcgaggCCTGA
- the CARD10 gene encoding caspase recruitment domain-containing protein 10 isoform X2, which produces MPGGAEAGEAEEEAGAGSGSEAEEDALWERIEGVRHRLTRALNPAKLTPYLRQCRVIDEQDEEEVLSTYRFPCRVNRTGRLMDILRCRGKRGYEAFLEALEFYYPEHFTLLTGQEPAQRCSMILDEEGPEGLTQFLMTEVRRLREARKSQLQREQQLQARGRVLEEERAGLEQRLREQQQAQERCQRLREDWEAGSLELLRLKDENYMIAMRLAQLSEEKNSAVLRSRDLQLAVDQLKLKVSRLEEECTLLRRARGPLPGAEEKEKEPDSADLVSELRAENQRLVASLQELQEGLQQEASRPGAPGSERILLDILEHDWREAQDSRQELCQKLHAVQGELQWAEELRDKYLQEMEDLRLKHRTLQKDCDLYKHRMATVLAQLEEIEKERDQAIQSRDRIQLQYSQSLIEKDQYRKQVRGLEAERDELLTALTSLEGAKALLEVQLQRVQGGPYLKACASSHSLCSNLSSTWSLSEFPSPLGGPETAGEAAVTGGSEPHTSEEATDSEKEINRLSILPFPPSAGSILRRQREEDPAPPKRSFSSMSDITGSVTLKPWSPGLSSSSSSDSVWPLGKPEGLLARGCGLDLLNRSLAIRVSGWNPPGGPEPQDKGLDGLSFLGDSWSGAVVRRVLSGPGSARVEPREPRAEAAGLERTGLEGEAQQRTLPWNQTSTLPLMDFKACQSFHEALDAWVKRPGAEPFYIRANLTLPERTDPHALCVKAQEILRLVDPAYKRRQEWFCTRVDPLTLRDLDRGTVPNYQRAQQLLEVQEKCLPSSRHRGPRSNLKKRALDQLRLVKPKHVGSPAGDSPEQLLLEPCSEPERSLKPYSLVRPLLVSALRPVVLLPECLAPRLIRNLLDLPSSRLDFQVCPAESLSGEEQCTSSAPGAPKAQPATPGLGSRIRAIQESVGKKHCLLELGARGVRELVQNEIYPIVIHVEVTEKNVREVRGLLGRPGWRDSELLRQCRGSEQVLWGLPCSWVQVAAHEWGHSEELAKVVRGRILQQQARLVWAERGSGRGGSSSSSSEA; this is translated from the exons ATGCCGGGCGGGGCCGAGGCAGGGGAGGccgaggaggaggctggggccGGCTCCGGGTCCGAGGCGGAGGAGGACGCGCTGTGGGAGCGGATCGAGGGCGTCCGGCACCGGCTGACGCGCGCCCTCAACCCGGCCAAGCTCACACCGTATCTGCGCCAATGCCGGGTCATCGACGAGCAGGACGAGGAGGAGGTGCTGAGCACCTACCGCTTCCCGTGCCGCGTCAACCGCACCG GGCGCCTGATGGACATCTTGCGCTGCCGGGGGAAGAGGGGCTACGAGGCCTTCCTGGAAGCCCTGGAGTTCTACTACCCCGAGCACTTCACGCTGCTCACGGGCCAAGAACCTGCCCAGCGCTGCTCCATGATCCTCG ATGAGGAGGGGCCCGAGGGCCTGACCCAGTTCCTGATGACAGAGGTGCGGCGGCTGAGGGAGGCTCGCAAGAGCCAGCTGCAGCGAGAGCAGCAGCTGCAGGCCCGGGGCCGGGTGCTGGAGGAAGAGCGGGCAGGGCTGGAGCAGCGGCTGAGGGAGCAACAGCAGGCTCAGGAGCGCTGCCAGCGGCTGCGGGAGGACTGGGAGGCGGGGAGCCTGGAGCTGCTGCGGCTTAAGGACGAGAACTACATGATTGCCATGCGCCTGGCACAGCTCAGTGAGGAGAAGAACTCGGCCGTGCTGCGCAGCCGGGACCTGCAGCTGGCG GTGGACCAGCTGAAGCTCAAGGTGAGCCGGCTGGAAGAAGAGTGCACACTGCTGCGAAGGGCCAGGGGGCCACTCCCCGGGGccgaggagaaggagaaagagcctGACAGCGCGGACCTGGTTTCTGAGCTGCGCGCCGAGAACCAGCGGCTGGTAGCATCGCTGCAGGAGCTGCAGGAGGGCCTGCAGCAG GAGGCAAGCCGGCCAGGGGCCCCAGGCTCAGAGCGCATCCTCCTGGACATCCTGGAGCATGACTGGCGGGAGGCGCAGGACAGCAGGCAGGAGCTGTGCCAGAAGCTGCATGCCGTGCAGGGGGAGCTGCAGTGGGCCGAGGAGCTGCGGGACAAG TACCTGCAGGAGATGGAGGACCTGCGGCTGAAGCACCGGACGCTGCAGAAGGACTGTGACCTGTATAAGCACCGCATGGCCACCGTCCTGGCCCAGCTGGAGGAGATCGAGAAGGAGCGGGACCAG GCCATCCAGAGCCGAGACCGGATCCAGCTGCAGTACTCACAGAGCCTCATCGAGAAGGACCAGTACCGGAAGCAGGTCCGGGGCCTGGAGGCCGAGCGGGACGAGCTGCTGACCGCGCTCACCAGCCTGGAGGGTGCCAAGGCCCTGCTGGAGGTGCAGCTGCAGCGGGTCCAGGGTGGCCCCTACCTCAAG gcCTGCGCCTCTTCCCATTCCCTGTGCTCCAACCTCAGCAGCACCTGGAGCCTGAGCGAGTTCCCCTCCCCGCTGGGAGGCCCTGAAACAGCTGGGGAGGCGGCTGTCACGGGGGGATCTGAGCCCCACACCTCG GAGGAGGCCACGGACAGCGAGAAGGAAATCAACCGGCTCTCCATCCTGCCCTTCCCCCCCAGCGCCGGCTCCATCCTCCGCCGGCAGCGGGAGGAGGACCCCGCACCCCCTAAGAG GTCCTTTAGCAGCATGTCGGACATCACAG GGAGTGTGACGCTTAAGCCCTGGTCCCCTGGCCTCTCCTCGTCCTCATCCTCCGACAGCGTGTGGCCTTTGGGAAAGCCGGAGGGCCTTCTGGCCAGAGGCTGTGGCCTGGATCTCCTCAACAG gTCTCTGGCCATCCGAGTGTCTGGCTGGAACCCTCCGGGGGGGCCTGAGCCCCAGGACAAGGGCCTAGATGGCCTGTCATTCCTCGGGGACAGCTGGTCGGGGGCTGTCGTTCGGAGGGTACTCTCTGGGCCAGGATCGGCCAGGGTGGAACCAAGAGAG CCAAGGGCAGAGGCTGCTGGCTTGGAGCGGACAGGCCTGGAAGGCGAGGCCCAGCAGAGAACCTTGCCCTGGAACCAGACATCCACACTCCCTCTGATGGACTTCAAGG CCTGCCAGTCCTTCCATGAGGCCCTAGACGCCTGGGTGAAGAGGCCGGGGGCCGAGCCCTTCTACATTCGAGCCAACCTCACCCTGCCCGAGCGGACCGACCCCCATGCCCTGTGCGTGAAAGCCCAGGAGATCCTGCGGCTGGTGGACCCAGCGTACAAGCGGCGGCAGGAGTGGTTCTGCACGCGGGTTGACCCCCTCACGCTGCGGGACCTGGACCGGGGCACTGTGCCCAATTATCAGAG AGCCCAGCAGCTCCTGGAAGTTCAGGAGAAATGCCTGCCCTCCAGCCGACACCGGGGGCCCCGCAGTAAT CTGAAGAAGCGCGCCCTGGACCAGCTGCGGCTGGTGAAGCCCAAGCATGTGGGGAGTCCTGCTGGGGACTCCCCGGAGCAGCTGCTGCTGGAGCCCTGCTCAG AGCCAGAGCGGAGCCTCAAACCCTATAGCCTGGTACGGCCCCTGCTGGTGTCTGCCCTGCGGCCCGTGGTGCTTTTGCCTGAATGCCTGGCGCCCCGGCTCATCCGCAACCTCCTAGACCTGCCCAGTTCCCGGCTGGACTTCCAAGTGTGCCCAGCAG AAAGCCTCTCTGGGGAGGAACAGTGCACATCGTCAGCGCCCGGAGCCCCCAAGGCCCAACCTGCCACCCCTGGGCTGGGCAGCAGGATCCGTGCCATCCAGGAGTCTGTCGGGAAG AAGCACTGCCTGTTGGAGCTGGGTGCTCGGGGCGTGCGGGAGCTGGTCCAGAACGAGATCTACCCCATCGTCATCCACGTGGAGGTGACTGAGAAGAATGTCCGGGAAGTCAG GGGTCTGCTGGGCCGGCCGGGCTGGCGGGACTCAGAGCTGCTGCGGCAGTGCCGAGGCTCGGAGCAGGTGCTCTGGGGGCTGCCCTGCTCCTGGGTGCAGGTGGCGGCCCACGAGTGGGGCCACTCAGAGGAGCTGGCCAAGGTGGTGCGTGGCCGCATCCTGCAGCAGCAGGCCCGCCTCGTGTGGGCGGAGCGTGGTAGCGgcagaggcggcagcagcagcagcagcagcgaggCCTGA